The following proteins are co-located in the Granulicella pectinivorans genome:
- a CDS encoding YybH family protein — MSADEKAIREVVAQWARATSEGDIVTIMNLMTEDVVFLTPGNPPMMREAFRTGFENMIRNVTVKAKPDAKSLNITVEGDVAITWGGLEIEIKPKTGGPARIAKGHTLSGFRRGVDGQWRIFRDANLLSAFKG, encoded by the coding sequence ATGAGCGCAGATGAGAAGGCCATTCGCGAAGTCGTGGCTCAGTGGGCAAGGGCGACAAGCGAGGGCGATATCGTGACGATCATGAACCTGATGACCGAGGATGTCGTGTTTCTCACGCCAGGAAACCCGCCGATGATGCGTGAGGCCTTCCGGACGGGCTTTGAGAACATGATCCGCAATGTCACGGTGAAGGCGAAGCCCGATGCGAAGAGCCTTAACATCACGGTGGAGGGCGACGTGGCGATAACATGGGGCGGGCTCGAGATTGAGATCAAGCCGAAGACAGGCGGACCTGCCCGCATCGCAAAGGGACATACGCTGAGCGGGTTTCGCCGCGGCGTGGACGGCCAGTGGCGGATCTTCCGCGATGCCAATCTGCTGTCGGCGTTCAAGGGCTAG
- a CDS encoding GNAT family N-acetyltransferase: MSEAVTIRIEKLTTLEQFERCVELQTAVWSYDAADLIPKRMFLLAHKIGGAVFGGIDDRTGEIVAFAMGLSGYRDRVPYLHSHMLAVLPAYRNLGIGRKLKLAQRDDAIERGFELMEWTFDPLEIKNAHLNIARLGAVCRRYARNFYGSSSSPLQGGLPTDRLYAEWWLRSDRVERMLEAERTLPAPAAEERVFVPREIPEWKADGVLRAKALAVQTHNREELEAAFAKGLAVIGYERTAEGDGAFLLGPVPDLKPTTR, from the coding sequence ATGAGTGAAGCAGTAACGATACGGATTGAGAAGCTGACCACGCTGGAGCAGTTTGAGCGGTGCGTGGAACTACAGACCGCGGTCTGGAGCTACGACGCGGCGGATCTGATTCCGAAGCGAATGTTCCTGTTGGCGCACAAGATCGGCGGGGCGGTATTTGGCGGGATCGACGACCGTACGGGCGAGATCGTTGCTTTTGCGATGGGGTTGTCGGGGTATCGCGACCGCGTGCCGTACCTGCACTCGCATATGCTGGCCGTGCTGCCGGCGTATCGCAACCTGGGGATTGGGCGGAAGCTGAAGCTGGCGCAGCGGGACGATGCGATCGAGCGCGGGTTCGAGCTGATGGAGTGGACGTTCGATCCGCTGGAGATCAAGAATGCGCATTTGAATATCGCGCGGCTGGGTGCGGTGTGCCGGCGGTATGCGCGGAATTTTTATGGGTCTTCTTCTTCGCCTCTTCAGGGCGGACTGCCGACGGATCGGTTGTATGCGGAATGGTGGCTGCGCTCGGATAGGGTGGAGCGTATGCTGGAGGCCGAACGTACGTTGCCCGCGCCGGCTGCGGAAGAGCGTGTGTTTGTGCCGCGCGAGATTCCGGAGTGGAAGGCCGATGGTGTTTTGCGCGCGAAGGCCCTGGCGGTACAGACACACAATCGGGAAGAGCTGGAAGCGGCCTTTGCCAAAGGGCTGGCTGTGATTGGATATGAACGCACTGCGGAGGGCGATGGCGCCTTTCTGCTGGGCCCCGTACCGGATTTGAAACCAACGACACGTTAG
- the menC gene encoding o-succinylbenzoate synthase — protein MLKIDRIHLREINMPLAHPFETSFGLTTARRIMLVEIEAEGLTAWGECVAGEHPYFSDEMIDTAWLIAETELAPRLVGVEIEGGGSVPKLLEQVRGHRMAKAAFENAVWDLEAQMEDVPLGKLLGGTREIIPCGVSIGIQPTPEKLMEKIETELEAGYQRIKLKCKPGWDVSIFDMVRKRWPDILLSCDANSVYRLKDIDAIAAWDQFKLLMIEQPLWYDDFYFHSMLQKRIETAICLDESIRNRRDALAAIDMESCRIINIKVGRVGGFTEAIAVHNAAQERGIPVWCGGMLETGIGRAANVALSSLPNFSLPGDVSASKRYWAEDIIEPEVTVSKQGEIVVPTTAGSGFTVRTDRIEKLTVRRATISARAAVTV, from the coding sequence ATGCTTAAGATTGACCGCATCCATCTACGCGAGATCAACATGCCGCTCGCACACCCGTTTGAGACGAGCTTCGGATTGACGACGGCCCGGCGCATCATGCTTGTGGAGATCGAGGCCGAAGGGCTTACGGCCTGGGGCGAGTGCGTGGCGGGGGAGCATCCGTACTTCTCGGACGAGATGATCGACACGGCGTGGCTGATCGCGGAGACCGAGCTGGCTCCGCGGCTGGTGGGCGTGGAGATCGAGGGTGGCGGGTCGGTGCCGAAGCTGCTGGAGCAGGTGCGCGGGCACAGGATGGCCAAGGCGGCGTTCGAGAATGCGGTGTGGGATCTGGAGGCGCAGATGGAGGATGTGCCTCTGGGCAAGCTGCTGGGTGGCACGCGCGAGATCATTCCCTGCGGTGTGTCTATCGGGATTCAGCCGACGCCCGAGAAGTTGATGGAAAAGATCGAGACCGAGCTTGAGGCGGGCTACCAGCGCATCAAGCTGAAGTGCAAGCCGGGCTGGGATGTTTCGATCTTTGACATGGTGCGCAAGCGCTGGCCGGACATCCTTCTTTCGTGCGATGCGAACTCGGTATACCGGCTGAAGGATATCGACGCGATCGCGGCGTGGGATCAGTTCAAACTGTTGATGATCGAGCAGCCGCTCTGGTACGACGATTTCTACTTCCACTCGATGTTGCAGAAGCGCATCGAGACGGCGATCTGCCTGGACGAGTCGATTCGCAATCGACGCGATGCGCTGGCAGCGATCGACATGGAGTCCTGCCGGATCATCAACATCAAGGTGGGTCGCGTGGGTGGCTTCACGGAAGCCATCGCGGTGCATAATGCCGCACAGGAACGCGGGATTCCAGTGTGGTGCGGGGGCATGCTGGAGACGGGGATTGGGCGCGCGGCGAATGTGGCGCTGTCGTCGCTGCCGAACTTCTCGCTGCCCGGCGATGTCTCGGCTTCGAAGCGGTATTGGGCAGAGGACATCATCGAGCCGGAGGTTACGGTATCGAAACAGGGCGAGATCGTGGTGCCGACGACTGCAGGATCCGGGTTCACGGTCCGCACGGACCGCATCGAAAAGCTGACGGTGCGCCGCGCGACAATCTCCGCAAGGGCTGCGGTTACCGTTTAG
- a CDS encoding class I SAM-dependent methyltransferase codes for MAKLFPRPDYGVDAPAVMRNLFLFGFLCLLLGLALPHTLHLFGIIALSSQSFFWPAGFLIGEGCLFLLYVKVGKFRHRDMMLGLHSWRGDEQVLDVGCGRGLLLAGAAKKVPDGHATGIDVWSNVDMGGNSASATTQNLQLEGLLGNTTLISVPAQEMTFADGTFDVIVSNLCIHNIYDRPTRIAALHQIVRVLKPGGVALISDYKRTAEYADVFSKAGMVVEKKRGSFLTTFPPLTVVVARKPL; via the coding sequence ATGGCCAAGCTCTTTCCTCGTCCCGACTATGGCGTGGACGCCCCCGCGGTGATGCGGAATCTTTTTCTGTTCGGGTTTCTCTGCCTTCTGCTTGGGTTGGCGCTTCCGCATACGCTGCATCTGTTCGGGATCATTGCGCTCAGCTCTCAGAGCTTCTTCTGGCCTGCGGGCTTTCTCATTGGGGAAGGGTGCCTGTTTCTTTTGTATGTGAAGGTGGGTAAGTTCCGGCATCGGGACATGATGCTTGGTCTCCACTCATGGCGTGGCGATGAGCAGGTGCTCGATGTGGGATGTGGGCGGGGCCTTCTGCTCGCAGGTGCGGCGAAGAAGGTTCCCGATGGGCACGCGACGGGGATCGATGTCTGGTCGAACGTCGACATGGGCGGGAACTCAGCTTCGGCGACAACGCAGAATTTGCAGCTCGAAGGCTTGCTCGGCAACACAACGCTGATCAGCGTACCCGCGCAGGAGATGACCTTTGCGGACGGCACCTTCGATGTCATCGTCTCGAACCTCTGTATCCACAACATCTACGACCGACCAACCCGCATCGCGGCCCTGCACCAGATAGTGCGGGTGTTGAAACCTGGGGGAGTAGCCCTGATCTCGGACTACAAGCGGACCGCCGAGTATGCCGATGTGTTTTCGAAAGCCGGGATGGTTGTGGAGAAGAAGCGGGGAAGTTTCCTTACGACGTTTCCTCCGCTCACCGTGGTGGTGGCGCGCAAACCTCTGTAG
- a CDS encoding CoA-binding protein gives MNEPEAIRGMLRARTLAVIGVSENPGKPSHYVTAYMQSHGFMVHPVNPALEMVLGVRSYPSLTELVASGVKPDVVNVFRLPNFIPAIVDEMIALGLTDLWVQQGIVHREASEKAEAAGIRVVMDRCIMVEHRLSGGR, from the coding sequence ATGAACGAGCCTGAAGCAATCCGTGGGATGCTGAGAGCAAGGACACTCGCTGTGATCGGCGTGTCGGAGAACCCCGGCAAGCCCAGCCACTATGTCACGGCGTATATGCAGAGTCATGGGTTTATGGTGCATCCGGTGAATCCGGCGCTGGAGATGGTTCTGGGCGTGAGGTCCTACCCTTCGCTCACGGAATTGGTGGCTTCTGGCGTGAAGCCGGATGTCGTGAACGTCTTCCGTCTTCCGAACTTCATTCCGGCGATCGTGGACGAGATGATTGCGCTGGGACTGACGGACCTCTGGGTGCAGCAGGGAATCGTGCACCGCGAGGCTTCGGAGAAGGCGGAGGCTGCCGGGATCCGCGTCGTGATGGACCGGTGCATCATGGTGGAGCATCGGCTGTCTGGCGGTCGCTAG
- the lnt gene encoding apolipoprotein N-acyltransferase gives MKTLPLRLWALAILSGMLQVLSFPLAGPVPVWRTALCWVALWPLLCALAADNKDGRPVNVLQATFIGYLAGFVFYLGNCYWIFQTMNIYGGLPKPVSAGILVLFALYLGLYLALFGALMAFARVRFGRQTAMVLAPFLWVAVELARARITGFPWDLLGNAQVDNPLLTRLAPWGGAYAISFVIAGVNALWLIRIRLRERKYLRPALVVGLVVLCGLYLLALRRLPASLESIPTASATLVQENLAVGAESSGPMETQAERISSFAHLSRNPAHTELLGIPELAGTKSVTLPEFAYVMKPGREGYQPTNLIVWPEAPSEFHTNDPVFAAKMHELADSTQSLLIVGSLGVVPDPRVERGGYVYDSAAVFSPGETGSGRYDKIHLVPWGEYIPFKRFFFFANKLTAGVGDMDPGAERTVLRRDDHVYGIFICYESIFGDEVRQFVKKGAEVLVNISDDGWYGDSGAAWQHLNMVRMRAIENHRWILRATNTGITSTISPSGRVVASMPRKIRAAINVPFGYERDTTFYTQYGDVFAYLCALVAVGMLALGCRRAVN, from the coding sequence ATGAAGACCCTCCCTCTGCGGCTTTGGGCGCTGGCCATTCTCTCCGGAATGCTCCAGGTACTCTCGTTTCCTCTTGCCGGTCCCGTGCCGGTGTGGCGCACAGCATTATGCTGGGTGGCGCTTTGGCCTTTGTTGTGTGCGCTAGCTGCGGACAACAAGGACGGGCGTCCCGTGAACGTGCTGCAGGCCACGTTTATCGGTTACTTAGCCGGTTTTGTTTTCTATCTCGGGAACTGCTACTGGATCTTTCAAACGATGAACATTTACGGGGGACTGCCGAAGCCTGTATCGGCGGGGATTCTGGTGTTGTTTGCACTTTATCTCGGGTTATATCTCGCATTGTTTGGGGCTCTTATGGCTTTCGCGCGAGTTAGGTTCGGGCGGCAGACGGCGATGGTGCTGGCTCCTTTTTTGTGGGTCGCCGTAGAACTGGCACGGGCCCGCATCACGGGCTTCCCTTGGGATCTTTTGGGCAACGCGCAGGTTGACAATCCCTTGCTCACGCGGCTTGCCCCCTGGGGCGGAGCGTATGCGATCTCCTTTGTGATTGCCGGGGTGAACGCGCTTTGGCTGATACGGATTCGGCTGCGTGAACGGAAGTATCTGCGCCCTGCCCTGGTGGTTGGGCTGGTCGTGCTCTGCGGGTTGTATCTTCTGGCGCTGCGCAGGTTGCCTGCGAGCCTGGAGTCTATCCCCACAGCGTCAGCAACGCTGGTGCAGGAGAATCTTGCGGTAGGTGCTGAGAGCAGCGGTCCGATGGAAACGCAGGCGGAGAGAATCTCTTCGTTCGCTCATCTCAGTCGCAATCCCGCGCATACCGAGTTACTCGGGATTCCGGAACTTGCCGGTACAAAAAGTGTGACGCTGCCGGAGTTTGCGTATGTGATGAAGCCGGGCAGGGAAGGGTATCAGCCGACGAATCTGATCGTGTGGCCTGAGGCCCCGTCGGAGTTTCATACGAATGATCCTGTCTTCGCCGCAAAGATGCATGAACTGGCAGACTCCACGCAGTCTCTCTTGATTGTGGGATCGCTTGGTGTGGTGCCGGATCCGCGCGTAGAACGCGGAGGATATGTCTATGATTCCGCCGCGGTATTTTCTCCGGGTGAGACAGGCAGTGGACGCTACGACAAGATTCACCTCGTGCCGTGGGGCGAATATATTCCTTTCAAGCGTTTCTTCTTCTTTGCCAATAAGCTGACGGCAGGCGTAGGCGATATGGATCCCGGCGCGGAGCGGACGGTGCTTCGTCGCGACGATCATGTCTATGGCATCTTTATCTGCTACGAGTCCATCTTCGGCGATGAGGTGCGGCAGTTCGTCAAGAAAGGCGCCGAGGTGCTGGTGAATATCTCGGACGACGGATGGTACGGGGATTCCGGCGCGGCGTGGCAGCATCTGAACATGGTGCGGATGCGCGCGATCGAGAACCATCGCTGGATCCTGAGGGCGACCAACACTGGAATTACGTCGACGATCTCCCCCAGCGGACGCGTAGTAGCTTCTATGCCGCGAAAGATCAGAGCGGCGATCAATGTGCCGTTCGGCTATGAACGCGATACGACGTTCTATACGCAGTATGGGGATGTATTTGCGTATCTGTGCGCTCTGGTTGCGGTGGGGATGTTGGCGCTTGGCTGCAGACGCGCGGTAAACTAG
- a CDS encoding bactofilin family protein, translating into MKPAEGSTVIGKSVIIRGDISGSEDLFMDGEIEGTITLTESRLTIGPNARVRADVNVQDVIVFGRVEGNVKASGRLELRQSASVVGDIQAGRLSIEESASLRGRVELTEPVQRPATLNIR; encoded by the coding sequence ATGAAGCCAGCAGAGGGTTCCACCGTTATTGGAAAGTCCGTCATCATCCGGGGCGATATCTCCGGCTCGGAGGACCTCTTCATGGACGGGGAGATTGAGGGAACCATCACCTTGACGGAGAGCCGACTGACGATCGGTCCGAACGCACGCGTGCGGGCCGACGTGAATGTGCAGGATGTCATTGTATTTGGACGAGTTGAAGGTAACGTGAAGGCAAGCGGACGTCTGGAGCTGCGGCAGTCGGCGAGTGTAGTGGGCGATATTCAAGCGGGACGTCTTTCGATCGAAGAGAGTGCCAGCCTGCGTGGACGTGTGGAGTTGACCGAGCCCGTACAGCGGCCGGCCACGCTGAATATCCGCTAA
- the prfB gene encoding peptide chain release factor 2 (programmed frameshift) → MLDDLEYKYSPVRDKIRELREYLDSARLRRELAVIEEKIADPSVWADAAKSQPLMRERKRLETLLADDTELARRSDDIEAYFELAREGEDTEGDLTREIPALVEFAEKLESKTMLSGETDPLNAIVTVHPGAGGTESQDWAEMLMRMYIRWGERQGFKVEINEIQDGDEAGIKSATFTISGDFVYGLLSGETGVHRLVRISPFDSAKRRHTSFASCFVSPEIDDTIVIDIKTEDLRIDTYRSGGKGGQHVNTTDSAVRITHLPTGLVTGCQNERSQHKNKERAMKMMRSKLYEYELDKKKAATRKIEDSKLEIGFGSQIRSYVLQPYRMAKDLRTRVEVGDVDKVLDGDLEPFIRGYLRMRREGNMPAAIDPDDDL, encoded by the exons ATGTTAGATGATCTCGAATACAAATACTCCCCGGTGCGCGATAAGATTCGCGAACTGCGGGAGTATCTT GACTCGGCGCGCTTGCGTCGTGAACTTGCTGTCATTGAAGAGAAGATTGCCGACCCCAGTGTATGGGCGGATGCTGCCAAGTCCCAGCCATTGATGCGTGAGCGCAAGCGTCTTGAGACGCTGCTGGCCGATGATACGGAACTGGCTCGGCGTTCCGATGATATCGAAGCCTACTTCGAACTGGCCCGGGAAGGCGAAGACACCGAAGGTGACCTCACGCGCGAGATCCCCGCACTGGTCGAGTTCGCCGAAAAGCTCGAATCGAAGACGATGCTCTCGGGCGAGACCGATCCTCTGAACGCCATCGTCACCGTACATCCCGGAGCCGGCGGCACCGAGAGCCAAGACTGGGCCGAGATGCTGATGCGGATGTACATCCGCTGGGGCGAGCGGCAGGGCTTCAAGGTGGAGATCAACGAAATTCAGGATGGCGACGAAGCTGGCATCAAGTCCGCTACCTTCACCATCTCGGGAGACTTCGTCTACGGTCTGCTTTCGGGTGAAACAGGCGTGCATCGGCTTGTCCGCATCTCGCCGTTCGACTCCGCCAAGCGCCGCCATACCAGCTTCGCGAGTTGCTTCGTCTCTCCTGAAATCGACGACACCATCGTGATCGACATCAAGACCGAAGATCTTCGTATCGACACCTATCGCTCCGGCGGTAAGGGCGGCCAGCACGTGAATACGACCGACTCCGCCGTCCGTATCACCCATCTTCCGACAGGTCTCGTGACGGGCTGCCAGAACGAGCGCTCACAGCACAAGAACAAGGAGCGCGCCATGAAGATGATGCGTTCGAAGCTGTATGAGTATGAGCTCGACAAGAAGAAGGCAGCCACACGCAAGATCGAAGACTCGAAGCTGGAGATCGGCTTCGGCTCGCAGATCAGGAGCTATGTGCTGCAGCCGTACCGCATGGCGAAGGATCTGCGCACGCGCGTCGAAGTCGGCGATGTGGACAAGGTGCTCGATGGCGATCTCGAACCGTTCATCCGCGGCTATCTGCGAATGCGGCGCGAGGGCAACATGCCGGCTGCGATCGATCCTGACGACGACCTCTAG
- a CDS encoding DinB family protein translates to MATDAMEPLKQQLKALLEGGQAHATFEDAVKDFPVDKRAVVPENLPYSAWQLLEHMRITQKDILDFSAPPTGGYQHIEWPKGYWPESPEPPYPGSWDNTVAAIRNDLEKFQALVANPAADLFKPFRWGQGQNLLREALLIADHSAYHLGEIVLLRRLLGIWKKS, encoded by the coding sequence ATGGCTACTGACGCGATGGAACCGCTGAAGCAACAACTGAAGGCGCTGCTGGAGGGTGGGCAGGCGCACGCTACGTTTGAGGACGCCGTGAAGGACTTCCCAGTGGACAAGCGGGCCGTGGTGCCGGAGAACCTTCCTTACTCGGCATGGCAGTTGCTGGAGCATATGCGCATCACCCAGAAGGACATCCTCGACTTCTCCGCGCCGCCCACGGGAGGATACCAGCACATCGAATGGCCCAAGGGCTATTGGCCGGAATCGCCGGAGCCTCCGTACCCAGGCTCGTGGGATAACACGGTCGCGGCAATCCGCAATGACCTCGAGAAGTTCCAGGCGCTGGTCGCAAACCCTGCCGCGGACCTCTTCAAGCCGTTCCGCTGGGGGCAGGGACAGAATCTTCTGCGCGAGGCGCTCCTGATCGCGGACCACTCTGCCTATCACCTTGGGGAGATCGTCCTGCTGCGCCGTCTGCTGGGTATCTGGAAGAAATCATGA
- a CDS encoding methyltransferase domain-containing protein produces MRNLFKSSSEHRAVEPKIPRSSSGWSDLYKHLQTTDSLRVLDVGATSANNINFLTGLGHSVYMANFVEDAAKPEWQVPDDSPDARPGATRFNAEGFVAENMDFSGRQFDVITLWDTLDFLPVDLVAPLVNRLHEVMAPGGKLLGFFHTKMLPAETSFSRFHLTAQNQVEMQKVGQYPLVQVFQNRQIERLFQAYSNYKFFLAKDNLAEVIVTR; encoded by the coding sequence ATGCGCAACCTGTTCAAGAGTTCGTCGGAGCACCGAGCGGTCGAGCCGAAGATCCCACGCTCCTCGAGCGGCTGGTCCGATCTGTATAAGCACCTGCAGACGACCGATTCGCTCCGTGTGCTCGATGTAGGGGCCACGTCTGCAAACAATATCAACTTCCTGACCGGGCTTGGCCATAGCGTCTACATGGCCAACTTCGTGGAGGATGCGGCGAAGCCCGAGTGGCAGGTCCCGGACGACAGCCCGGATGCGCGGCCAGGTGCGACGCGCTTCAACGCGGAGGGCTTTGTCGCGGAGAATATGGACTTCTCCGGTCGGCAGTTCGACGTCATTACGTTGTGGGATACGTTGGATTTTCTACCGGTGGATCTGGTAGCTCCCCTGGTCAATCGCCTGCACGAGGTGATGGCTCCCGGAGGGAAGCTGCTTGGCTTCTTTCACACGAAGATGCTTCCTGCGGAGACTTCTTTCTCGCGCTTTCATCTCACCGCGCAGAACCAGGTCGAGATGCAGAAGGTGGGTCAGTATCCTCTGGTGCAGGTGTTTCAGAATCGCCAGATCGAGAGGCTGTTTCAGGCTTACTCGAACTATAAGTTCTTCCTGGCAAAGGACAATCTAGCTGAAGTGATTGTGACGCGGTAA
- a CDS encoding protein-disulfide reductase DsbD family protein has product MFSLRRLTSSFFPAVLLAIATVSGRAQLVTVGDGGPGPVKAQHLTAELTTLAPSVNPGGTLQAGLVLTLEEKWHVYWANAGDSGQPPKITWTLPEGVTAGPLQFPAPSRLPLGPLMDFGYEDLVAFPLTISVAKDVKPGPIHLDAMVNWLVCSSTCIPGKAHLGLNLTVVAQPTPEPARVGALGTALTLLPTVLPATAKYSVMGGAKDYVVTLLTTEKTSNAEFYPYEQDQICNAAEQTLTKIPGGVQIRVPRAAATDAPVGTECTKTDKLAPLAKTLHGVLKLSDKIAYDVTGPVVPGEVAVTVGQGGAASGITIPVAIGLAFLGGIILNLMPCVFPVLFLKGLALVQSSTSERKQLRMHGVVYTLGILVSFWTIVAALLIVRAGGSQAGWGFQLQSPIFIALLALGLFFFSLSLAGQFDLGLSLTSVGGGLAKKEGYAGSFFTGVLATIVATPCTAPLMGAAIGFALAQSAGVTFAVFTALGLGLAVPYLALSFQPAWTKILPRPGAWMEVLKQLTSVPLFITVAWLLWVYGNLFASSTVPSNGVDHESLLLLSLILLAIAGWALGRWPAKLKSSVTAFVLGAIAVAIPLYQPKDTTLVWAPYTTQAVADARAEGKPVFIDFTAAWCLSCQVNEKLVLKSAEVQKVLADKHVTLIRADWTQYDPAITRELAAVDRSGVPTYVIYPAGKDTKADVLPEVLTKQLVLDALAKDTKQ; this is encoded by the coding sequence ATGTTCTCTCTTCGGCGCCTAACCTCTTCTTTTTTTCCGGCTGTTTTGCTTGCGATCGCCACGGTCAGTGGGCGAGCCCAACTCGTCACCGTGGGCGATGGTGGCCCGGGGCCGGTGAAAGCGCAGCATCTGACGGCGGAGTTGACCACGCTCGCCCCCTCCGTCAATCCGGGCGGGACCTTGCAGGCCGGTCTCGTGCTAACGCTCGAAGAGAAGTGGCATGTGTACTGGGCGAACGCGGGCGACTCGGGCCAGCCGCCAAAGATTACCTGGACGTTGCCCGAAGGCGTAACCGCAGGTCCTTTGCAGTTTCCGGCTCCTTCACGGCTTCCGCTCGGCCCGCTGATGGACTTCGGCTACGAAGACCTAGTCGCCTTTCCGCTGACGATCTCGGTTGCAAAAGACGTCAAGCCGGGGCCGATCCATCTGGACGCGATGGTGAACTGGCTGGTCTGTTCTTCGACCTGCATTCCCGGTAAGGCGCATCTCGGCCTCAACCTCACCGTCGTCGCGCAGCCCACGCCGGAGCCGGCGCGTGTTGGCGCGTTGGGCACAGCGCTGACGCTTCTTCCAACCGTTCTGCCGGCAACCGCAAAGTACTCCGTTATGGGTGGCGCAAAGGACTACGTTGTTACCCTGCTGACGACTGAGAAGACATCCAACGCCGAGTTTTACCCCTATGAGCAGGATCAGATCTGCAACGCAGCCGAGCAGACCCTGACGAAGATACCCGGTGGCGTCCAGATCCGGGTACCGCGTGCCGCGGCGACCGACGCGCCGGTAGGCACCGAATGCACCAAAACCGATAAGCTGGCGCCTCTTGCCAAGACCCTCCACGGCGTCCTCAAGCTCTCCGACAAGATCGCGTACGACGTCACGGGCCCGGTTGTGCCGGGCGAAGTTGCGGTCACTGTGGGCCAGGGCGGCGCGGCTAGCGGCATCACAATTCCCGTCGCGATTGGCCTGGCGTTCCTGGGCGGCATCATCCTGAATCTCATGCCGTGCGTGTTTCCTGTGCTCTTCCTCAAGGGGCTGGCGTTGGTGCAGTCCTCGACGAGTGAACGGAAGCAGTTGCGGATGCACGGCGTCGTCTACACACTGGGAATTCTCGTCAGCTTCTGGACGATCGTCGCCGCGCTTCTCATTGTGCGCGCGGGTGGAAGCCAGGCGGGATGGGGCTTCCAGTTGCAGTCGCCCATCTTCATCGCACTCCTCGCGCTTGGTCTTTTCTTCTTTTCGCTTTCGTTGGCGGGCCAGTTCGACCTTGGCCTCTCGCTGACCAGCGTAGGCGGTGGACTCGCGAAGAAGGAAGGCTACGCGGGCAGCTTCTTCACGGGCGTCCTTGCGACGATCGTAGCGACTCCATGCACCGCTCCGCTGATGGGCGCGGCGATCGGTTTCGCGCTGGCGCAGTCGGCTGGTGTCACCTTCGCGGTCTTTACGGCGCTTGGGCTTGGGCTTGCGGTGCCTTATCTCGCACTCAGCTTCCAGCCGGCCTGGACAAAGATCCTGCCGCGTCCGGGTGCCTGGATGGAGGTTCTGAAGCAGCTCACCTCGGTTCCACTCTTCATCACCGTGGCCTGGCTGCTCTGGGTGTACGGAAACCTGTTTGCCTCCTCGACCGTGCCTTCGAACGGTGTGGACCACGAGTCGCTGCTTCTGCTGAGCCTGATTCTTCTGGCGATTGCTGGATGGGCGCTTGGCCGGTGGCCGGCCAAGTTGAAGAGCTCCGTGACGGCTTTTGTCCTGGGCGCAATTGCTGTGGCAATTCCGCTCTACCAGCCGAAGGACACGACGCTGGTGTGGGCTCCCTACACCACACAGGCAGTGGCCGATGCGCGCGCCGAAGGCAAGCCCGTCTTCATCGACTTCACGGCGGCCTGGTGCCTCTCCTGCCAGGTGAACGAGAAGCTTGTGTTGAAGTCTGCGGAGGTCCAGAAGGTGCTCGCGGACAAGCACGTCACACTCATTCGCGCCGACTGGACGCAGTACGATCCTGCGATCACGCGTGAACTCGCGGCGGTCGACCGCTCCGGCGTGCCGACCTACGTCATCTATCCGGCGGGCAAGGATACGAAGGCGGATGTTCTGCCTGAGGTCCTGACCAAGCAACTGGTGCTGGACGCACTGGCAAAGGATACAAAGCAATGA